gctcATACTTTTTTGACTCCATATTTTGAAACTGACGCTCACACAATTTCCCTTCCACACCTCCTCTCTCATCACAATCTTCTTAATGGTTATAGGACAATGtaccgaaaacatttttgccgaacGGACAATTAACCGAAGAACAATTTGCTGATTATCATAGCATATGCATAATAACAATTGGGcaatttatcattcaatattttttaatttaattaaaatatgcaatcccaTATAtcattatagtatttattaaataatatgtttcgGGCAAATGTACCAAATAATCCTTCAGTGAAATGTCCGTTCGTCATATTTTCATTCAGCAAAACGTACATTCGGAAAATTGTTCTTCGGTTATTTGTCCgttcggcaaaaatgttttcggtcAATTTTCCGCTCACGCTTTCTAATCAAGCGCTCATTTtgccaaaaagaagaaatgtttattttggtggacgaaacacacaaaaaattgattCGTCTGAAcgtttttaatgcaaaaaacaTTCGTTGATGAATAGTTTTTGTCTATTCCTGGCTATTACACagtacatattcatatttttgtaatagagAGAATATGTTAGAAACATATTCCCTCTATCGATCCataggaatacattttttttactgtctattatatgtagagttgtatcaaatatgaccTTAATCCGTGTGAAAAATTTTTAGTTGTTAATCCAAAGAGTTGTTTTTATCATCCTTatcttttattagtattttttaatgattattgaagagagagcatttaagtataaagtgtttttCCGCGACTTCAGCATTGTTGATTTGTGATATATGGCTGACATTAACAAAGGTCCTAATTCAGTAATATCATATGTCTCATTCTCACCTTCTCGTGCTCTTACTACAAAAAACTTATATCTAGTAATAACAtcattatacaatcttatttccgtgttgtagattaaaattaaatattccgtcagagttaccatatcactttttggtttctttcttttttacatacaggcagttcatattttatgcaactctagtTATTTGTTCCGGATGTATCAAAACTATATCCAGATCACTTTAAATGTTAATATCTCGAGGTGGCATTGACGAAATTTAAGACTTCCAACGGAAGATGATAGCTAAAAGTCTAGGCTGTTGATCTTCCTTGTTTTGTTATTTCACAACTATGGAGTAAGTGAATCGCGTAAATATTCCTACTTTGCTCCATAAGGAGTAACAAAAAAGGATATTGTCAAGCATACCGGCCTGGACCCATAGAGCTATTACCATAATATAATGACTATCGGGGTTGTTGTAGCAGTATATTGCGGTGAATATTGTCCCTAGCTCagtatttaacaataaaagcttgtaataaattagtaatttataaagGAGATTTGTCAATTAAGAATCCATTGAATATCAATTGAGAAGAAGATAAGTTGTTGTAGCTCAATTAGtattaatagattaattaagGGCAAACTATACGAGCTGAATTAGAACAAAAATAGGAGTTGCTGAGAAAGTGGTAAAGGTCAAATGTTTTGATCTTAGAAATTTATGCACAAAATACAATCCAAACCGTCAATTGGAAATCTTACtgctttgattaatttatattatacatttgtttGTGAATGTTTCAATTGAAagcaattctttttaatatagtaccaatttctgaatatatgttttacaaTTTCAGCCTGTAATTTTCAAGAGAATGGgagaatatatttctatttagaacatattatttaataaatttaaatagataattttactatatcttaatatgaaaaaattcctaaataatAATCCAGTGCTGATTATTTTAGTAGGATGTTGTAGTCCTTTATCACTCATCTTAGAAAAGACGACATAActcttgaaaataattatgattcctTCTTGAAGGGCTCGCCCTCCTAGTGAATAAGTGCTAACTTACAAGTAGGATATTTAATTGACTGAATTATTGTGCGTGCTAAAAATCCAGCAATGAAGCATAAAGATACTGTACTTACTTTGCATCTGGAAGAAAAGTCACATACTCTCAAGTTCAGAGTTGTTGTTCTCATCTGTTTGTTCTTTCCCTGGATAATATTCTTCAACGGTTGGCATTACATAATTCAAGGTCGACGAATTatacaatacatttaatataacaGTTTCATCAAGAGCCGTACAGTTAGCAGAAGAacttttgacaatatttttgccCCCATGAATGAAACGAGATCGATATGCACTTATGAATTGTTTGCAGGTAGGATTGTAACTCCATCCATAGCATAAACTCACAGCATTGAACCAAATTTCCAAATGATCATGGCAAAGTTTATATGGTGCGAGGTACGAGAGTTCTATTGTATGCAAATTTGAGATCAAAAAACGAATAGATTTGATTTCACCAAGAATATCAAGAGGACCTGTTTTTCTCATTGAAAGTGTTACTTTCATCCCACTTGAATCAAAGAGATTTtcgtttaaattttcaaaatcattaaaaatactttctgcAATATGAAAGTGTTTCTTATTCAGTGACTTCTTATACCCTGGAGCCTTCATTGAGCGACTGTTGAGAAGGTCAAACAGTTTATAACTGAGAAGAATAAACTCAGCTGTAGCAATTGCATTATCTGTTGGAAATCCATGAATTCCTTGACTGTGACACCATGTTAGGACACGACCAACACTTTGGCTTGCTATACATTGCAATGCAAAAGcaactttcattttattctgATGTAATTTGATGTGCTTCTCAGTTAATTTATTTCTCTAACGAAGACCGTGTTCAATTTGAAGTTGATGCAGTTGGGCTATTAAGTTCCACCGAACAGCTCCTCTCCCATGCCAATACAGTTCTTTGAAGTGTGTTAAAGCACCACGGATAATTTAAAGCAATGAGATATATTGACTATAGCAACTGCATTACTTTTGCAATCCTCATGTGGATGAGAAAAAGTCATCCACTGCTCATGAATAGACTTTGTGAAAATATTAACTCCAATTGAAGACAAAGCAGAAGTATTAACTATTGTTCCATCCATTGTAACAGATTGAACCGTGATACCAACTTCAAATGCacctaaaatatattcacatattaTTCCAGCACGCACACCTGATTGTATGCCCTTGCAAAGAAAATAAGCGATTGGCAGTTACCAATAAACTTGATAACCAACAAGCATACAAACAAAGCCCTCGTGTTCTTTCTCTTCCCTGTACCCCAAATCACATTGTCCGCcgtaatcaaaaaaaaattcaagatcaCGACCCAAATTCTCCCATCAATAATAAGAGCTGAAACTAATATACACATACTTTCCCTTAAGTGAAAATAGTTCACGGAAATACGCTTCCGGAAAGCCGGCAGAGACTTGATGGCACACATGTATCGGCGTAGACTGGATGGTGATGGCAAAAAGAAAGtttgacaacaaaattcatACGAGGTGAATAGAAATGAAGAGTTGGTGCAAAATCCTTGAGCATGGCAGAAAAATGGTGAGATTATCCGTGATTTTCAACCAAATCCTTCCCTGTCTGAAGTCTAACATCCACAAATTGAGTCCAGGCTACTACTCCCTCTGAagaggataaattatttttctgcaaatcTACCAAAACATCTCTCAATTCCCGATTCACATTTTTTGTGCGGCTCAAACGATTGAGAATGTTTGCATCAATCTGGCTTTTGCtcgttaaaatagtttttaagcGATTGTATTCAAGACTTACGAGATTCTTCTGTTGCATCTGGTGAAAAGGAATAGGAGTGGtcttaatatacaatttttttcaatatatgtttatgtGAATCCTAGAAAAAGacacataaaatatgtaagcaTTATCTTTTCAAGTTTTGGATACGTATGCAAGGTATATtcagatatatatacatagacaaGTACATTACttcaataattgtatttgattcTATAACATCTAAATTCGTCTTTCTCTCATTCTGAGCATGACGAACAAGAAGTCGGTGTCTTTTCGGACTAGGAGGACATAGTCTATACGGAATACCTGGGAATACTGACTGAATACTTAattcttttcttaaatttttcacGACGAATTGCCCGTAGTCATTCAACTCTTAATTGATGATCTTGTGGAATTCGATGAAAtgaaatttggttttatttcacCTTGTCCGATCCATGGcaattactaaattttattgcaGAGTAACTTTGAACCATTTTCTCTTGTTCCACTAAAGTAAAATACTCAATAGATTATTGAAGGGcgtagttttaaaataatttctgttgCCCCAAGAAGTCAAGCCAGGTCaacaattttttctatatcGTTCTTTGACACGGTAGTCAGGAGGAGAGTAGTCACTCtacttatgtatattatctatGCCTGGATCCAAGACCgtgttcaaaatcaaaaaaacgtCTGGAAGCCAAAGAATCGCTAGACAAGAAGTCTGGAGGTGGTCGCCCCATAAAAAAGTCATCATCTGCGATCAAAGAGGCCGTCATGGTTGTACCAAAGAAGTCCATAAGATCCCATGCTGAGGACATCCAGTAAATGTCCAAGTTAATCCATGGCTCAAGGCCTGCTTTCTCAAGAACAATGTGGTTTTCTACAAATTGAAGCACCCCCACATACCTCCAAAGGCACAAAGCCCTTTCTTCAGAAgaacgtgttttttttgtttttttaggacAAGGCAATGTGGTCACCATACTCGACAGACGTGAACTCAATGGAATCTACCTTCTAGGGGCATGTAGAGAGCAACCCCAACAATGAGGCCTGAAAGCCTCTGTCAATTAGATTTGGGATAATATGGACAAGGAATTGGAAGTAGTTCATGCTTTGCCTTCAGGCCGAGGTTGTAGGCCATCATTACGGCTCATGTAGGTCATATTGCTCTAATAAACCTAAACTGTATGttaaaaagtatcgaaataaaaagggtaaaataaaataaaaatttcagacTCATGGAGTACATAGCTCTTGATTAATTTCGGGATTCCGAATCAGGAAATAGCTTTGATACACCCAGTATGAAGTAATCGAGATAGTCATCAAAATATCTGAGTATGTACTATACTATGAATCTATGTaacatttacatatatgtacaatttctGTGAAAGTTCTACAGATTCACAGTTTTTAAGATAACCAtgataataaaactaattagtGTAATTACTAAGGCTAAGAAATCCCCTCAAGAAACCCTCATTtcaatttataacatatatagatatatatgttataaattagttttgtgtcagtccttatttattcgatccagcctcagtccttgggaccggtccttcggactgtcagtactagaactgatcaaaaaacgaataaataaagtcatatcATATAACTGATATCCAGGACTAAAGTGAACGGAACTGCTGTCCTATAAAAGGACCGACTCTACACTAGTTATAAATTCTCATTAAAATGTGTGAGTCTTTCGAATCATTAAAGAAATAGGGGcaaagaggaaaaaattgaaaaaaggagaaatatttgtgtaatttattgtctgttctacatatattattagacTGGCTCCTACATTTgctttttcgaaatatttagAGGAACataaacccaaaaaatattcattttgataaaaatgaataaatggttagtttcaaatatattgattaatgttTAAATGTTGCACAATTGCAAATTATACATAATCACTATTATAtgtagatgaataaaaaatctttcaaaagttttatatagagagttgggattttaaatccagaagaAGTTTAAAACACAATATCTGGCAACTCTGAGATCTATGTTATAAAAGTGTGATTTTGAGACTCAGCCCACaatgaaatacaaaatccaTGAGATGTCCTTCGAATATGAACGCCGAGCAGCCATAATTGTGTGTCTCCCTACCGGGAACACGCCCAAGGATGTAAGTAACTCCATAAGTAATTATGCTATAGAGTTTAAATATCTGATGTCatcttagaattttaaattggtgcttGGTTAGTTGAAAACGGgtttattccagaaaaaacttacatttttaatactttaatgttttgGGCAAAGAAAATATGGCCTCCTAGCTACCCAAATCTGAACCGCTTGGAATACTATGTGGGATGAGTCTGGGAGatagagtccaataaacgtacaAAGTACACTCTTGACTCCTtgcgggcttccattctcgaggcagtggccAACATACACAAGGAGTTCTTCATCAAGGCCCGTGCGTGTTGAAGCgtgaggtggttggtttgagtgattgacatCACTATAATGTACCTCTATGtgtaagagcaaaatatttttcaatgcctgaattaatttttgggaaataaattgtaatttactttatccttaaatttccggatttaaaatcttgataaataaatgtaaaataaaatattgcactttttttatcctataagtataatatttgatCTAAACTATCTTTTTAAAGCTTGTCTCTAAGGGaagaatgtataattttattgaatgtatTCTTCATGTTATCCATCTAGGAAAGTGCGGGTCAATTATATTCTATGTTGTGGATTATAACACAAGAAAGTCCAAAATAGTACTGAATAGTAACATATCTTTCAAGTATTTTTGTCATGAGTAATTACATTATGTGTAGTGTtgagtagtttaaaaaaaaagcgaTAGGAAAAGGTGGGAGGGATACATATGGAACTACTGAactaagacccttgttaatttCAGCtcccttttatattattttagggGAGAAAATGAGTTACTGCAGTAAAGAGTAGAACaaccttccacatttaaaataacaatattacaaggaaaatattgtattaatatttattttattatcgcatttattttaaattacaccaAATAACGGCCAGAATGCTGACTTCAGAGGGAGAACTTAACACCaccacgacctattaaataataaataaaaaagagcacacgcaataACCACTTTTTCTTTGCTAATTTCTAATATTcgtttttttccttacaaaaatggcaACCCTAAATATGTGATCTTCATATTGTAACAAGGAGAGAAAACTTTacgggaaaatatatttttttcactctgAAACCTGATATTCGAAAACAAACAAGATCTTACTGTATAGAAAAAGTGCTTGCTatttttgttcatcatttttttaaataaatattcatcttaGAGGGAAAGTGTAGCTCTATccttttgaaagattatttattcctctaaattcgttattttttataaatttctttattttgtcaaatatcttcactatttttatataagaaatctACTTTATCCGTAAAATTGTGAAATTGACTTCTTCAAAGGCCCTACGCAGCCTCTAAATATTGATGAGTATGGCTCAACCTgtatattacttcatttttttatcaaaagggaCTTAGtcactcaaaatattttgaaagaaaaaacaaatttaagggCCACTCtaatagtatatacatacaatgtgTACGTACTTTTATATATTGCCAGCTAGCCGTCAGGAGTAACCCTTTTGTggtttttaaacaaagaaaaacgtTGGCTTCCTCGCTCCACACCACGTGTTTGCtcctaaatatatgtagtacCTACTATTTAGTCTGagttatgtttgtatattacaACTTATAAGAAATGTGATTAAGTGCTCTGCCCTTATTTGTTGCATcctttattaaaagtaaaattttatcacGTCTAATTTGAGAATCCATATGTAGTCCGTCAACTCAAAAGCAAGCTATagagattttttcaaaattaagtgtgtcaatttctatcaatgaattattcttattaaccataTGGGTGTGCCGCAAATTGCACTCAAAGTAGTAGCCAAATTTGATCCACATAAATCTGTCAATGATGATAAATTGacatatattattagatatgccatatatatttcttttcctcatttttcttcaatatttttttatgttgacgtactaCATATCAtgattttcatctttttcaggatcaattatgtatttttcgaCAATCAAAGGGTGTATGTATTCTAATGTATATTACTCAACCAAGTTACCCGTCATTAAGTAAATGTAGTTATCGTACCTTTATAGAACGAATGAAATCCTGGGATCCTGTtattacttacatacatatagttGAGTTAACAAAAAagcaatctaaaaaaaaaatcaagaaaaggaaaaatgtggcccgtcaatacaaaagcaagctagaatgtttTTCCTCAAACTGGAGTagtgattacatttgtattctttaatacgacgaataatcataaatttctattaacaaattattctcttattgtcacaataaaatgatgaaaaattgatatatttcatgtatttgagtggccatatcggggccaatataagtctctcaAATCAAGCAAAGGTACTACATTTAAAATTCTCGAGTATCTAcactcattccacaaatttgaataaaaagtatataattgactcctaattgtttatgaaaaattggactattatatatgaaattaaaaaaattaatagggattttctccttttctcgattttgttcaagattgtttttagtTTGATGCAGCACAAATGTAATTCAgacttaattttgataaaatcgttctagcttgtttttgtgttgatggaccACATATTTGAATCTGTGTAGTGTTGTAACGCTCCAGATTTAGGACGTAAGACTAATAAAGTTCgctccttgatgacgtcactaagcgttatttatttatttttaatcagttctagtactgacagtccaaaggactgacggtcttaagaaccggtcctaagactggactgaataaataaggactgaaacaTCACCAATCTGGAATAATCTATTTATACAGGGTGTTCGAAAAGTATTTTACCACTTTGATTGTGCTACAAATAACAATGCGCAACGGATCAGAATGAGGTCGtagaagaaaattttataaacatttttttatcaacacaTCAAGAAGAtttaattgattgaatttaatttccaCCAGCTTCAATTACAGCCTCCAGACGATATTAGAAGGTAGTACATACTTTAGTAATGTAAGTCCTGGACATTTTCTTCCAATGGAACTCCACAGAAGCTTTGAGGTTGATAATGTTGCCGTGGCAGACTGTACAGGCTTTGGAGTCAAAATGCCACCTTATTGAAAAGTACAAATGGTTTAGATCAGGGGACTGTGGAGGCCAAATGTCTTTGGGTGCATATTTTCTCTCATGCAATTTTATTGTTCTACCACTTCTAGGCCGATGCCGTTGGCTTTCTTCATCCTCCACAAGCTTTCTGATATTATACACTAGTTAACCTTCAGCATCTTAACAATGTCAAAGTTACTATGGCCGGCGCGGACCAATGTGACAATCTCtaacctttttatttcaatttgtattaataattaacatataataatGTTACACTCCTATTTTGTTAGCTAAGAAATCCAGCTTCAACCTGATATTTTATTCCAACTTTTCAAAAACTCTTAAAGTGTCGCCATATAGGGGGTCAAACACTTTTCCAACGCCCAGtagatgtataatatatatatctttctatattatatatatatgtcaaggagggaaaaaatcataaagaaaATAGACAGAAGATCCTTGAACTATTGAGTATaactttacaataaataaacgtATCCATTACAGCACGACATAGTATAACCGGCACGGATTTTCATACAGTGAGAAATCATGGTTAATTTATgagttgataatattttatcttaattcaAAAATCACTCCGTGTTGAGACAATTGAGATACTGTAACGCTCAGTAAAAAGGGAACCATTGTGACAAGTGTTGCAATTGtcttcaaattgtttattttttatatagaatgtGCGAGGTAAAATATGGACTTactgataaaaaacaaataggacggacatttgcaagaatgaaaaggagCACAACATTTAGATTTtatcacataattttttcttaatatatctttctattttcaaaatgattttctttggCACCACAGCACTTCGTGATGAAGGTCACGTACATAACCGCCTACTACTGTTGGACGGAGGCATTGAGATCATCCCACTTTTGATGAAGGGTAGCACACAAATGGCATGGTCGAATGGGGAGGAGGGTGTCCAAATTGACCCACTATGTTTTAAGCAAGTCAACAATTTCTGCCCTCTCTTTACCCGGTTAGCCTTGGTtgctgttgaaagcagttgccAATGTCGTAGTACATAAGAGGCCTTCCCAAAATCTTTCAAATTACTCGTCACAGTCCAATCAATAACTGACATTGAGAGCCTTGGAATCATTACCCATCGACTTAGCCAGACTTATACTGATTGCGTTGTCCATGTTCTCCTGGATCATAATTTTCCAGTGTCTACCACTGTCTGGGGACTTCTCAAGGCTCTAACCTGGAACCAACCTGTTTTTAATCTTCTAAACACGACCCCGGGAGCACCGTACAACCCTCATGATCTCTTTGAAAGGCACTTTGTGTGGAGCAAATCATACACCCTTTGCTTTTTCACCAATCTGttgaattttgagttttttttttattgtttattaccCGGACAGTCCCTACTTTTAATAACCtagtactttaaaatattaacaaaaaataaagagttcACGATTTTACTACGCATACTGTATATCGCGTACAAGTGTAGAAGTTGtaacatatataaacaaattgtacaagttgcaattttttcatattattgtctGTATCTAAACTTCATATCAAGCATGTTTATGACCAGAACCGGCCCCTGGAGGGGGGTTGTGAGTGTGATTTTCTCCAATTTATAATACTGACTTGTGGTGATCTAATATCAGTCATATTGTATCTTAACCTGCTATAACACatggaaattaaataattcaatatcataaaaagtttagttatttattgaacaaaaactaTTGATACTCTAGTTTTCTTGATTTCTAActcaaacttgatttttttaactgttgtaACCAGAGATGACACTCCTTGGGATTTATCCCAAGATCTTGGTATATTTACGTTACATTAGggaagatttttattaaaaagttgaaatctTACACATGCAACAACAGAGGCGTCCGtagaggggttgtagcccctcCCAAATTTAGggttttttgcttcttttttttaattttttttttccaaaaagtataatttttccgatttttatccaaacaatttaattttttgtgaatagctatcgATTTTCGAAATTTGtgaagagctgtggattttgaatatataatcctgcggtcGCCCATGAACTATTTGCTTACTTtcgtttgattattttaaatatatcttcaaacGTTGTTTATCTGAAACAATAAGATTTTACTACTTGTTTAGTAGTTTTCAACTCGTTCTCATTTCATCTCATTTGAACTAGAGCTAAAGAATATGTTAGAATGAACGGTTGAACACGTTTGAACTGTCAGCTTCTAATGACCTTAATTCGAAACTGAACAGAGGAATTTTCGTTAACGATACAAAGATAgccttaaaatgcattaaaaaaaaaagacacttaTCAGCAGGTATTATTGAAggcaaagaagaagaatatgaaatataactgaTCCTAGGGGAGTATTGTCAAATTGTATTGATGTTCTGTAAGGTAGTATGTAGTATTGTCTTAGGAGTTCAGTATTATGAGTGGCATCCCAGGTTGAAACTGTTCTTGTTGACAGGGACAGTTGCATATCAAACACAGTCATAGTATcgtaaactaaaaataaagtttttctagaattttaatacattttggaCCAGTCCACACATTAACGTTTTCTGAggaaaacacaaaatatacatccGTTAAGGGCTTCTAATCACACGAAGCCGGCGTTCCGTTGAACTTAAAAGCAaggataatagaaatacaaggttataccat
The Lepeophtheirus salmonis chromosome 10, UVic_Lsal_1.4, whole genome shotgun sequence DNA segment above includes these coding regions:
- the LOC139906453 gene encoding uncharacterized protein; amino-acid sequence: MKVAFALQCIASQSVGRVLTWCHSQGIHGFPTDNAIATAEFILLSYKLFDLLNSRSMKAPGYKKSLNKKHFHIAESIFNDFENLNENLFDSSGMKVTLSMRKTGPLDILGEIKSIRFLISNLHTIELSYLAPYKLCHDHLEIWFNAVSLCYGWSYNPTCKQFISAYRSRFIHGGKNIVKSSSANCTALDETVILNVLYNSSTLNYVMPTVEEYYPGKEQTDENNNSELESM